From the genome of Chitinivorax sp. B:
TCAGCACTGATCGCGGATTCAGCGATTGCTGGCGGTTGGTGCATGACCCCGATCAGGATTCCTTCCTGGGCAGGCTGGGCAATTTGAAGTTGGATAAAGACAAGGCGATAGACAGCCCCCATCCCCCCACCTGGAAACACCAAGTGGTACCAACACCCGATAAGCGCCTCGAAATCGAGAAAACACTCAACCACGGCAAGGAAACCATTGACCAGGTCAAGGTGGTTGATGTCTACGCCTGCTTCACAGACAGCTTCAATCCGTCGCCTACCGGGCAATTGCTGGTCAAGCACAAGGAAAGCCCCAGGCAGGCGCAGCTCCGTTGGCAGAACAGCTACTCGGAGCGATCCTTCCATGGTGCCATCTTTGGTAGCTGGCAGAATCACCGACAGGTCACCGCCTACGATGTGGCGATCGGCCAAGGCAAAGCCAGTAGTGACCCGGAATTCGCAGCCTATCTGTGCGCAGTAGCTGATTGGCGGTTGCAGCAAGACGAGAAATCTAAGCGTCCCGGCATTTTGAAATGGACGAAGTTTTTGACAAAATTCGCCAAATGGTGGGCGGTAGAAGACCCCACACGCAAAGCGTTGATTGAAGACAATGCCAAATACTATTCCAGTGGACAACTGCCTCCCTTGCCCCTGTTGCCTGAAGGGCTACCCAAGCAGGTGATCTGCCAATCGCTGGATATGGCGGGTAAAGTGGCCAATGAATATTCGCATCCGCCACGCATTGGCCCAGCCGGAGCGACAAAGGGGGCCGCATGAAGCGAATGGATACCTGGCTGATGGGCGGGTTGACGGTGATGCTGGTGCTGATCGCCATCCTGTTGGTCAATGAAGCAATACAGTTCAACGAAGCAGACGGCTGGGAGCCGATGATGAACAATCGACTATTATGGGGCGCGGTGGGTCTGGCGCTGATGTTGGGTAGCGTGGCGGCTTGGCGCTGGCGCACTCCCGCACAAAAGGCGGCGGAGACGCCCACTGCTGTCACAGCCCAGGCCCAGCAACGCGACTATGTGCTGGAGATCATCGGCCTGGGTGTCACGTTGGACAAATACCGCCAGAGCGCCTTATGGGAAACCCTGGCCAAGGGCAATGCCTATGTCACCATTCGGGAGCAGAACCCCGAGAAATACCCATGGACAGATTTGGATAAGATTGGTGTTGGAGGCGGTCGTCAGGGTGACTCCCTGGAAAACGGTGCCAAGCGCCTGCCAATGAACTGGGTTGCACCACTCTTCAATACCGGGCCACTGATACGCAATCCCGCCCATATGGAAACCCCCGATTTGCCCGAAACAGGGTTTGGCTCAAGTGTTGAATCATCCGGTATGGCGTGGACCTTGTTTGCCACCGGGCCACGACGTTGGGCAGACCGACCGGATCGGATATTGGATGAAGTGTTCGCCTTCTTTGATACCAACCCGGATGTACCCTACATCGTGCTTACCACCCAGGACGATGCAGATGAGCAAGACAATGCCGCCCCACCCGGCACCCCACCACTATTGCGCGATGGCCACTATGTCACCGCGGTGCCAGATGCGTCTGCACTATTTGTGCTGGCCCGTCGCGAGCGGGTGGATCGATTGCGGCCTTTTGTGTTTGAAGAAAAGGACTATGCCTTTCAAGATGGCGATCATGACCACCCGGGCCCGGCCCGCAAGTTGTTTCTGGACTATATCCAGTTACAACAGAGTGTGCCGCATCCGAGAAAAAAACGAACCGACGGCGGGGATACCTTTTCACAGCGCAACCCCACCATCGAAGAATGGCTACCGTTTGCCGCCAAATTCGCCAAGCGGCCCGATCTACGGGAAAGTGTGGTGTCAGCCCTCAACCCGCTGGATACCCCGCGCATCCCCAGCAACTGGCAGCCCACCCCGTGGTTTCCCATTCCGTGGAATACCTTTCAGTTACAGACCTTCGACGCTCTGCCCACACTGGGCTACCTGCACCGCCCCACCTGGGTCAAGCTGACGGATGCCGAGGGTAAGCCGTTGACACGGCGTGATGACCGTGTCAAAGCCATGCTTGACGGCTGGCAACAGGCCTTGACCACCCTGCCGGAAGCCGAGCGCAAAACCGGCCCGGCACGGGTGA
Proteins encoded in this window:
- a CDS encoding DUF2875 family protein — translated: MKRMDTWLMGGLTVMLVLIAILLVNEAIQFNEADGWEPMMNNRLLWGAVGLALMLGSVAAWRWRTPAQKAAETPTAVTAQAQQRDYVLEIIGLGVTLDKYRQSALWETLAKGNAYVTIREQNPEKYPWTDLDKIGVGGGRQGDSLENGAKRLPMNWVAPLFNTGPLIRNPAHMETPDLPETGFGSSVESSGMAWTLFATGPRRWADRPDRILDEVFAFFDTNPDVPYIVLTTQDDADEQDNAAPPGTPPLLRDGHYVTAVPDASALFVLARRERVDRLRPFVFEEKDYAFQDGDHDHPGPARKLFLDYIQLQQSVPHPRKKRTDGGDTFSQRNPTIEEWLPFAAKFAKRPDLRESVVSALNPLDTPRIPSNWQPTPWFPIPWNTFQLQTFDALPTLGYLHRPTWVKLTDAEGKPLTRRDDRVKAMLDGWQQALTTLPEAERKTGPARVIVGTGDKTDQLLMLHGMLNQYHSQGGPAYDPAKANQFIDTDKRLGNTGAATWFMQMAIGTMGSYLEGGPSAAINLRDENEASIMMITPPSEAKRKQQGTAVWAHKGTPMIDPANYQQP